A region of Tolypothrix sp. NIES-4075 DNA encodes the following proteins:
- a CDS encoding type II toxin-antitoxin system HicA family toxin — MKVREVIKLIEADGWYLAITRGSHRQYKHPVKSGFVTVAGKLSDDLAPGTLNSILKQAQLKEDIKNSEETPQTEEKKEEEEK, encoded by the coding sequence ATGAAAGTTCGTGAAGTTATTAAACTAATAGAAGCTGATGGTTGGTATCTTGCAATAACTAGGGGAAGTCATCGCCAGTATAAGCACCCTGTAAAATCAGGTTTTGTGACAGTTGCAGGAAAATTATCTGATGATTTAGCACCAGGAACCTTGAATAGTATTTTAAAACAAGCTCAATTAAAAGAAGATATAAAAAATAGCGAAGAAACACCGCAAACAGAAGAGAAAAAAGAAGAAGAGGAAAAATAA
- a CDS encoding type II toxin-antitoxin system HicB family antitoxin, translated as MRYAIVIEKAANNYSAYVPDLPGCVASGANIQEVNQQIKEAIAFHLDGLREEGLPIPEPTTLCEYVEAS; from the coding sequence ATGCGCTACGCAATTGTGATTGAGAAAGCAGCAAACAACTATTCAGCTTATGTACCAGATTTACCTGGATGTGTCGCTAGTGGTGCAAATATTCAAGAGGTTAACCAACAAATTAAAGAAGCGATCGCTTTTCATTTAGATGGATTGCGAGAAGAAGGATTACCGATTCCTGAGCCAACTACTTTGTGCGAATATGTCGAGGCTTCGTAA